The following coding sequences lie in one Corynebacterium anserum genomic window:
- the rpmF gene encoding 50S ribosomal protein L32, with protein sequence MAVPKRRMSRANTHSRRSQWKADNVALQKVKINGQEVQIPRRLVKAAQLGLVDLD encoded by the coding sequence ATGGCAGTACCAAAGCGCCGCATGTCCCGTGCGAACACTCACTCTCGCCGTTCCCAGTGGAAGGCTGATAACGTCGCCCTCCAGAAGGTGAAGATCAACGGCCAAGAGGTTCAGATTCCACGTCGTCTGGTGAAGGCTGCACAGCTCGGCTTGGTTGATCTGGACTAG